The Alosa alosa isolate M-15738 ecotype Scorff River chromosome 3, AALO_Geno_1.1, whole genome shotgun sequence nucleotide sequence catctgcctgctgaggttctgggaagtttgttgcagatgctccgctttcagcatgtattccagtagtgtattccatgttgttgtgtctttgtggtgacaaggagacgacggaggtggggaggggtattggtactggtgttacaacatgacccttcctttctgatatcctctcagcagctttgataggtgctatctcctcatgctcatcacatccatttgtttgctgagattccagggagtttgacgccagcgattgactttgagtcattttagcagcacccatcttatcttgtccagtgtccaaaatttgtattccaagctcatagggccgagaaaagttccttgaaatcttctttgacatacagctgttctctgtagatgtcatttgctccaacatgcacaatgatgcacttgatagttgcatattttgacaccagttctgcaagcttgttttttgtatcagacactgaagcatttgggaaacaacatacaatcatccttgtatgttgtttcccaacaagatagaaaataactgtgtgtgtgctgtaagtggttagaagaaatgaaaaaaTCGGAATCGGTCCATCGCTACTTTCATgtactttttctcttttttatgtTCTTTCATTATGTAATTTCCTGTGTGTTTGCACTCTTATTGTCTAGCCAGGCTACCATAGTCTACAAAAAACAAGTTGTCTACTGAATGGTAATAGTTTAGTGTTTGTTGCTATGGTCATTTACGTTGGCACATTGCAATCTTTTCTTATTTCAACATACCTATCTTTTGTGTTTTCAACAGCCCTCCAAATTATTGGTGTTGATAAAGAAGTCATTGCCGGAGAAGACGTTGAATTGGTCTGTCAATTATCTGGAGCTGAAGTTGTCATTCAGGTAGATTGGATGAGAACAACACCGAAGACGGTTCAAAAAAAGATTTTCACAATCATAAGAAATAGGAATACAACACCTGAAGAAGTGGATGATCTCAAAACACGTCTTAAATTTATTGGGAATATTCAAGAAGGCGTAGCAAATATTCTTTTAAAGAATGCAAGTATTAAAGATTGTGGGAATTACTCCTGTAGATTTACTTTGTTTAAAGGCAGTCCTGTCAAGAAATCCATCCAGTTGACTGTGCATGGTAAGATCATTCTATTTATACAATGGTAGTTTGAAACCAAACCCAACGTGATGTTGTGTAATTGAGTACATGTTTACattaatacattaatacattaaTATTCAGAGTATTAATCTTATTCAGAATAAGACAATATTGCAAATATGGTTACCTGAGTTTGTAGTAGACTATTCTGTTAATATTCCTGTTTACATGtcacacagcatattctgtTCAATAACGTCTCTATCAAAGTTCTAAAGTTACTTTCGTGAATGTTTTCATACTGTAGTAACATTATAACTACCTAAGCTATACTGCCACTGTGTCGCTACTATGCAGTCTTACGTGACTCAGCCCAAAAGTTTAGCCTACCTTTTTCATTCCCGACATCTTTTCAGAAGCTGCACATAGCTCCGCTCATAAAAAACTTTGCGAATAAGATTGGAATACTCCACATATTTTACTTTGGTTTAATGgttaagggccgttcacaccaggaacggtaactataactataacactgaccaacgataaggaaagtctccctttgtgttgatgaatgtgatggattttgattggctgtcagctttttatcattctcaaaatcgctctgaaagtgatccccaactatattgtttttcatttgttaTAGTTTGTGTGGACTTTGTCATTCATATTatctaaaatatatatattttttgctgttATCTTTTAAgttattgttcttggtgtgaacgccCCTGTAGAacccaataatgtaataacttcCCGATAATGTAATAACacccaataatgtaataaaaatCCCTTTTTAACGCCAAGAAAAATGTAATAAAGCCTAATGTGATCATTTTCCAATATTGTAATAACTTGGTCAAAGTCGCCACCAAGGAACACTatcccccacacccacacacacaccctgtgagtGCATTCCCTCTCTGTATCAGAGTTAGGTTTATAGTTTGTGCAGAgatcttttcagtatagtcacTTTTCAATCTATGCCAAAACCCACTTAAAGTACATCTTGCTAAAGAGTGCCATTTTCAATTACCGGtaatctgacaatagaccatgAGTCCAGCCAAAGTCATTGTTTTCAAACAAGTACCTAGATTTTTATAGCCATTCCCTGAGTTACAAAAATGAGCACACTTTCCTTTTATTTGCATTTAGTGTATTCTATGCTACACACCTGCCTTGTGATTTTACACAACAACTAAAAATTGTTTTGATGTCTTTAGCTCCACCTGTGGTAAATGTCCTCACTGTTACACCCTTGGTTGGCATAAGTGAGGTAACTCTTGCAACCTGCAGTGCTGACAACGCATATCCTCCTGCTGAGGTGTCATGGAATGCCAGCTCTCTTGGAAGCACAGTGAGCATTACATCAATCTCAACTGTGAACCCAGATGGCACTAGCAATGTCACCTGCAATCTTCTGGGTCTACCTTCCAGAGGAATCCAGCGCAAGGAAGTCCTGTGTTTGGTCAGACACCCAACATTGAATGGACAGCAAATGTTCAATTactctatcaacatccattgtGAGTATCAGTGCTATATCTTTACAGGGTTGTTTTCTATCTCTGCATTTTCACACAATCAGAGAGTACAGTGACAGAGGGGGCATTTGTGATTTCCAAGAGGGCacaatttttattattttttgttcttttttattcgggggtggggtgggggtgagggtcgTTGGCGGTGCGCAAACCTCTCATGTCACAGTTGATGAATTAATAGATGTTAACTGTGACCGCGTGTAGAGACCCAGCTGTGctctaacattaggcctaccttacctTGTTACCACCTAAGGCTCTTACATGCATGTTGCTAAGTGCTGATAACTTTGCCTGTCAAACAAATGTTATCTTCACGATTGACTTTGTTGTGATAAGAACAAACTATTTAATTTGCATGCATCAGTAGCCTATCTAACTTAATGACAGTTCAGCTCGGTGTTCACTAAGGTTGGCCTTATCAACACAACAGTGCAAATTCTGTGCTGTAACAATCTTGGATTGTTCTGAgtcaggtagcctaggctacagaggGGAgtctccattgtgtgtgtgtgtgtgtgtgagagtgagagcggGAAAATTGGAATGTTACGTGTCTCTGTTTTGGTACCATTCACAAATGTTTACATTGGAAACAGATAATTGTGCACCTTACAGCACCGAACTGAGCCATACTGCTCGGAGGAAATGAGCCAGTATTGCTGTGCTGGCTCAGCTCTCATCGGACCGTTTGACCGATGGTTGACTGTATCAACGTTAACCGATCAAAGTTGTCTGTAGTCggttaaaaaaaagaattctaaattaggctattatagaCAGTGGACTAAACGCTAGTACAGTTAGCGCTCTCATTCCAAGATCTTTTTGTGTGAAGTGAACAAATTATCCCTCACACTCAATTTTTCATAACTCGCCTGTTTGTACTTAATAAACCAATAAAAACATTTGGCGCGAGGTCACAGTGTTTGGGTTCGCACGCTCACAAGGTTTgcgaaaagtaaagaaaaaaactcCAGGTTAGAGCAGACAACAGGATGAAGCGTGCAAAGACCATTTCACCAAAAAGAATGACACAGATGTAAGTTTCAACTTGTGTGATGgtgcttaaaggaacacgccacccaaagttttttgaccaattttcaaaaccgcacccgcccaccatccgctggttgttttaatgtatatgggtgatgcagcgctgctgacgtgaggctagaaagctcttgcctgttctaaAAAGATTGATCCAACTGCCTACTGACTAGCCAATCAGGGGACGTCATGTGACACATCTCTCGGCCAGGGTTGGCGGgcaccataccataccatgtgCTGATTAGCTGTGCAGAAACGCTGTCAAGACCGTGCTAAAATTCGctgattggctcttcagaaaTGACGACAAAACACTGCCAAAATTTGTGTCTGTAAAAAAAGTTTTGTACCTTTGTAGATCCAATTTGCACACGAAAGATAGATGTCATACTTCTCCCAATTGCTGCCTAATTGTATGTGCAAAGACATAAGTTCCTTTTATTGCCTGTAGCTATAAAGCTgttccacacacattcaaactaaaTCCCTGTGGACAACTGTTTTTCACAAGTGCACAAAATATTTCTGCAGGTATgcattttttttgcacacagacaaattaatTCCATAGCTACAAAACGGTTCTACACATCAAGGACACAATGGTggcagctgggaattgaacccatgACTTGTGTGGCTATTGCATGCTAGCCACTACACTGCTGTTTTGTTGGTGATTGTTTTCTGCCCAGAACTTGTTAgtaattttgttgttgttgttggttttgATTGGCCGGTGTGTGAAACTCCCCTATCTATGGAACTAGGCA carries:
- the LOC125292447 gene encoding nectin-3-like protein isoform X1 — its product is MTIASSRSIFQAVHQKDHKTLTLLLLIFGSMIQALQIIGVDKEVIAGEDVELVCQLSGAEVVIQVDWMRTTPKTVQKKIFTIIRNRNTTPEEVDDLKTRLKFIGNIQEGVANILLKNASIKDCGNYSCRFTLFKGSPVKKSIQLTVHAPPVVNVLTVTPLVGISEVTLATCSADNAYPPAEVSWNASSLGSTVSITSISTVNPDGTSNVTCNLLGLPSRGIQRKEVLCLVRHPTLNGQQMFNYSINIHYPPDPAKVTTLQSPPPSVVFQCQTDANPEDVQYKWRRNGVPLSDNRITKNGSQLHFHNLTYDMNGLYDCEVSNLYGSATGSLHVFVPFLHQCTRDYCLIWSIFTIFLTLGCILCVRFVLKHSFATTCFDNMSRLGRQSMETPPNREPISGGQLSGRSQSREDAREGSSELSMMREEAESQQI